The Hyperolius riggenbachi isolate aHypRig1 chromosome 3, aHypRig1.pri, whole genome shotgun sequence genome window below encodes:
- the LOC137561553 gene encoding chymotrypsin inhibitor-like, giving the protein MKITGGVLTIVLIALFSFSDVNYVAAEREPVCEYRDTVKGGYACPQFYQPVCGTDDTTYTNECHLCNAKRAKQDLRVKTNWQCAKRKQFISLTYNKMNRGQKA; this is encoded by the exons ATGAAGATTACTGGAGGAGTGCTCACTATTGTGCTCATTGCACTGTTCAGCTTCTCAG aTGTGAATTATGTTGCTGCAGAAAGGGAG CCTGTATGTGAGTACAGAGACACTGTAAAAGGGGGTTATGCCTGCCCTCAATTCTATCAGCCAGTATGTGGGACAGATGACACTACCTATACTAATGAATGCCATCTTTGCAATGCCAAACG GGCAAAACAAGACCTCAGAGTCAAAACCAATTGGCAGTGCGCTAAAAGAAAACAATTTATTTCATTAACTTATAATAAAATGAATAGAGGTCagaaggcttaa